In Myxococcus stipitatus, the following are encoded in one genomic region:
- a CDS encoding alpha/beta hydrolase, whose protein sequence is MPTLTVDGIPLHYRDVGQGPAVLLLHAFPLHGGAFDAQVNALSGRYRFIVPDIRGFGQSKPGEGPTLMSRIAEDALSLLDALNIDRAVVGGVSMGGYAAMALLREDAGRVAGLLLMDTQCTADDDAGKARREASAVEALEKGVDPIIQALLPKLVSAGPASPAGRQVEALMRAASPVGIAAAQRGMALRPDSKDILARYAGPALVVVGEHDAITPLEKAKQMVDLVTGARLEVIPGAAHLANQEQPEHVNAVLDSFLSSL, encoded by the coding sequence ATGCCGACCCTCACCGTGGATGGAATCCCCCTGCATTACCGCGACGTGGGCCAAGGCCCGGCGGTGCTCCTGCTCCACGCCTTTCCCCTCCACGGCGGCGCCTTCGATGCCCAGGTGAACGCACTCTCCGGGCGCTACCGCTTCATCGTCCCGGACATCCGGGGCTTCGGGCAGAGCAAGCCCGGCGAAGGCCCCACGCTGATGTCTCGCATCGCCGAGGACGCGCTCTCACTGCTCGATGCGCTGAACATCGACCGCGCCGTGGTGGGCGGTGTCTCCATGGGTGGCTATGCGGCCATGGCCCTCTTGCGCGAGGACGCCGGGCGCGTGGCGGGGCTCCTGCTGATGGATACGCAATGCACCGCGGACGACGACGCGGGCAAGGCCCGGCGGGAAGCGTCCGCAGTCGAAGCGCTGGAGAAGGGCGTGGACCCCATCATCCAGGCGCTCCTCCCCAAGCTGGTCTCGGCAGGCCCCGCCTCCCCCGCTGGACGGCAGGTAGAGGCGCTCATGCGCGCCGCTTCTCCCGTGGGCATCGCCGCCGCGCAGCGGGGCATGGCGCTGCGCCCCGACAGCAAGGACATCCTCGCGCGCTATGCGGGCCCCGCGCTGGTGGTGGTGGGCGAACACGACGCCATCACTCCGCTGGAGAAAGCGAAGCAGATGGTGGACCTCGTCACGGGCGCCAGGTTGGAGGTCATCCCCGGCGCCGCGCATCTGGCCAACCAGGAACAGCCCGAGCACGTCAACGCGGTGCTCGACTCGTTCCTCTCATCCCTCTGA
- the corA gene encoding magnesium/cobalt transporter CorA, translating into MIQVCLFRDGTLFTGGEELLGEEGRKWVDVLQPDEATMARLAERFGLHKLAVEDCLHLDQRPKLEEYPNHVFVVLQGFTAGKDVCDLTMHEHHFFLAKEWIISVHELPFLGLETIIQRVRQDPVSTLGRGTDFMLYLMADALVDAQFPILDNFSEELEDLEVSIFEKAEKSHLQRIFEMKRMLVQLRRVLSPQRDVVGLMARRGIPHVDERSTLYFRDVYDHLVRLYEQIDSGRDILGNVMDGYLSMVANKTNDITKQLTIFATIFLPLSFIVGFFGQNFDALSGTGFYISMWAMIIGLPISLFFWFKHKQWL; encoded by the coding sequence ATGATTCAGGTCTGTCTGTTCAGGGACGGAACCCTCTTCACGGGGGGTGAGGAGCTGCTCGGGGAAGAAGGCCGCAAGTGGGTGGACGTCCTCCAGCCAGACGAGGCGACCATGGCCCGGCTGGCCGAGCGCTTTGGCCTCCACAAGCTCGCCGTCGAGGACTGCCTCCACCTGGACCAGCGTCCCAAGCTGGAGGAGTACCCCAACCACGTCTTCGTCGTGCTGCAGGGTTTCACCGCCGGCAAGGACGTATGTGACCTGACGATGCATGAGCACCACTTCTTCCTCGCGAAGGAGTGGATCATCAGCGTGCACGAGCTGCCCTTCCTGGGACTGGAGACCATCATCCAGCGCGTGCGGCAGGACCCGGTATCGACACTGGGGCGCGGCACGGACTTCATGCTGTACTTGATGGCGGACGCACTCGTGGATGCGCAGTTCCCCATCCTCGACAACTTCAGCGAGGAGCTCGAGGACCTGGAGGTCTCCATCTTCGAGAAGGCGGAGAAGAGCCATCTGCAGCGCATCTTCGAGATGAAGCGGATGCTGGTTCAGCTTCGCCGCGTGCTGTCGCCCCAGCGGGACGTGGTGGGGCTGATGGCGCGGCGCGGGATTCCGCATGTGGACGAGCGCTCCACGCTCTACTTCCGCGATGTGTATGACCACCTGGTGCGGCTGTACGAGCAGATCGACTCGGGCCGGGACATCCTGGGCAACGTCATGGATGGCTACCTGTCCATGGTGGCCAACAAGACGAACGACATCACCAAGCAGCTCACCATCTTCGCCACCATCTTCCTGCCGCTCTCGTTCATCGTTGGATTCTTCGGGCAGAACTTCGATGCCCTGTCGGGCACGGGCTTCTACATCTCCATGTGGGCGATGATCATCGGCCTGCCCATCAGCTTGTTCTTCTGGTTCAAGCACAAGCAGTGGCTCTGA
- a CDS encoding ARPP-2 domain-containing protein: MSRARLIQRLELQGLRLAPSQVWGQVRLVPVLRDEVRGDLRFAHRNYGDAVSVVSVQGAPAARGLKYVSYIPHGLVMTWGNRQAEAVYGTRLQAQDGKKVDAGAFSVRLLHRMVHREDRNQLRMLPLHLAMEGFLARYFGGPDIAWSEYSRDGLSRGLNPRSEASIPGWASFALDGALRTFELHERQVGLLLFNADELLSAFIVAHPDDYRALHRTLLEDFYGDLLLQYGYLQVVGELGLRLDASRVSSVADLREQVARMREDWATFHGFMAGGLFGVEVTARKAYEAGPFLLQHFHTRLIPSEENHLGEAIIGPDGTLEYLKTYRLSAAQTRRAYLLQQLAGSQWNLDDAAKALGSTRTDLVVRLHNAGFGYLLKPHVLEEAQRSNAWGR, from the coding sequence ATGAGCCGCGCGCGACTCATCCAACGTCTGGAACTCCAGGGGCTGCGGCTCGCGCCTTCGCAGGTCTGGGGACAGGTTCGGCTGGTGCCCGTGCTGCGAGACGAGGTGAGGGGAGACCTTCGCTTCGCACACCGGAACTACGGTGATGCGGTGTCCGTGGTGTCCGTCCAGGGAGCGCCGGCGGCGCGTGGCCTCAAGTATGTCTCGTACATTCCCCATGGGCTGGTGATGACCTGGGGCAACCGTCAGGCAGAAGCTGTCTACGGCACGCGCCTGCAGGCACAGGACGGCAAGAAGGTGGATGCGGGCGCGTTCTCGGTGCGTCTCCTGCACCGCATGGTGCATCGCGAGGACCGCAACCAGCTGCGCATGTTGCCGCTACACCTCGCGATGGAGGGCTTCCTGGCGCGGTACTTCGGCGGGCCGGACATCGCCTGGTCCGAGTACTCACGTGACGGGTTGTCACGCGGGTTGAATCCTCGCAGCGAGGCCTCGATTCCTGGCTGGGCCAGCTTCGCGCTGGACGGTGCGTTGCGCACCTTCGAGCTTCATGAGCGCCAGGTGGGGTTGCTGCTCTTCAACGCGGACGAGCTGCTCTCCGCCTTCATCGTCGCGCATCCGGACGACTACCGCGCCCTGCACCGCACGCTGCTCGAGGACTTCTACGGCGACCTGCTGCTGCAGTACGGCTATCTCCAGGTGGTGGGTGAACTGGGGCTGCGTCTGGACGCGAGCCGCGTGTCGAGTGTCGCGGACCTGCGTGAGCAGGTGGCGCGCATGCGCGAGGACTGGGCGACCTTCCATGGCTTCATGGCGGGCGGACTGTTCGGCGTGGAGGTGACGGCGCGGAAGGCCTACGAGGCCGGCCCCTTCCTCCTCCAGCACTTCCACACCCGCCTCATCCCCTCGGAGGAGAACCACCTGGGCGAGGCCATCATCGGTCCGGACGGGACGCTGGAGTACCTCAAGACCTACCGGCTCTCCGCGGCCCAGACGCGTCGCGCGTACCTGCTGCAACAGCTGGCGGGTTCACAGTGGAACCTGGACGATGCCGCGAAGGCGCTGGGCTCCACCCGGACGGACCTGGTCGTCCGGCTCCACAACGCGGGCTTTGGCTACCTGCTCAAACCCCACGTGCTCGAGGAGGCACAGCGCTCGAACGCGTGGGGCCGTTGA